One segment of Bradyrhizobium sp. WD16 DNA contains the following:
- a CDS encoding TonB-dependent siderophore receptor — translation MLKSKHERIALCALRSSSCLAGAIGLFVGAGLSVDALAQQSDTRLPAITVEQQLQKPKPRRATSAVRSGQRRAAMAARVQQGGNQHAVTGASGVRNSSPTDYKLDTASTGTKSNTPLLNTPMAVQVVPRAALDDKQVISAAEAVKFVSGVQMPRSPFYDNFLIRGFTNANSTYRNGLHLSGIVGFEDIAFVDHIEIAKGPTAMLYGRVQPGGLINYVTRKPEEAAAYSIQQQLGGWGLLRTTVDATGPLDKDKTVLYRAIVTYDKADSFIDYQHRKNWAGYGALTWRPNSDFEANLQVEHYDQKNIGSGYTAQQVPTVGNRPANLPRNWTQSDPAMWSNFPGSVDRSLVYFDWTYKFSDSWKISQKFHYSLSNETQSYLLYQNFDAATGLMNRQLTYTPFRKEIVATNVDLSGEVFTGPLKHKLLFGVDWFSYRQDVYGYTEEVTLDRVPALNIYNPVYGNIDVPQMWSYINAAAGNALYRQRTRDLGFYVQDEVSLNERLFVLLGGRYDIAQEANAEIYGDVSQVCFPNCDGHLLPQTTAAKFSPRLGVLYKLTPELSVYGSYSQSFGSSHDGVSYDGSPFAPETGVQYEAGAKAALLDGKVTASVTLFDLYLRNRLTTDPDHVGFSIAASEVRSRGLEFDIAGQVTRHVSLIASYTYDDARMTADSATGAASTLGNQWPGVPYNSASLWAKYDDAPGEATAWFTGAGFYAVGERQGNVANKMQLPGYGRVDAMVGYRTRLQGVRWTAQLNVQNLFDVAYFESSNGTYSLYGAPRGFIGSLKAEF, via the coding sequence ATGTTGAAGTCCAAGCATGAGCGCATCGCCTTGTGCGCGTTGCGTTCGTCCAGCTGCCTTGCCGGTGCCATCGGGCTCTTCGTCGGCGCCGGTCTTTCCGTCGATGCGCTGGCCCAGCAAAGCGACACCAGGCTGCCAGCGATCACGGTCGAGCAGCAGCTCCAGAAACCGAAGCCGCGGCGGGCGACGAGCGCTGTGCGCAGCGGCCAGCGCCGAGCGGCGATGGCCGCCCGCGTCCAGCAGGGTGGGAACCAGCATGCAGTGACCGGCGCCAGCGGCGTGCGCAATTCATCGCCGACCGACTACAAGCTCGACACCGCGTCGACGGGGACCAAGAGCAATACGCCGCTCCTCAACACGCCGATGGCGGTTCAGGTCGTCCCGCGAGCGGCGCTGGACGACAAGCAGGTGATCTCGGCCGCCGAGGCCGTCAAGTTCGTCAGCGGCGTGCAGATGCCGAGAAGTCCATTCTACGACAATTTCCTGATCCGCGGCTTCACCAATGCGAACAGCACCTATCGCAACGGGCTCCATCTGTCCGGGATCGTCGGCTTCGAGGATATCGCCTTCGTCGACCACATCGAGATCGCCAAAGGTCCGACAGCCATGCTCTACGGCCGGGTGCAGCCCGGCGGACTGATCAATTACGTCACCCGGAAGCCGGAGGAGGCCGCCGCCTACAGCATTCAGCAGCAGCTCGGCGGCTGGGGTCTGCTGCGCACCACCGTGGATGCGACCGGTCCGCTCGACAAGGACAAGACGGTGCTCTATCGCGCCATCGTCACCTACGACAAGGCCGACAGCTTCATCGACTATCAGCATCGCAAGAACTGGGCCGGCTACGGCGCGTTGACGTGGCGGCCGAACAGCGATTTCGAGGCCAATCTCCAGGTCGAGCATTACGATCAGAAGAACATCGGTTCCGGCTACACCGCTCAGCAGGTGCCGACCGTCGGCAACCGGCCGGCCAACCTGCCGCGCAACTGGACGCAGAGCGATCCGGCGATGTGGAGCAACTTCCCGGGCTCGGTCGACCGCTCCCTGGTCTATTTCGACTGGACCTACAAATTCAGCGATTCCTGGAAAATCTCCCAGAAGTTCCACTACAGTCTATCCAACGAGACCCAGTCCTATCTGCTGTATCAGAACTTCGATGCCGCGACCGGCCTGATGAACCGGCAGCTCACCTATACCCCGTTCAGGAAAGAGATCGTCGCCACCAATGTCGATCTCAGCGGCGAGGTTTTCACCGGCCCGCTCAAGCACAAGCTGTTGTTCGGTGTCGACTGGTTCAGCTATCGCCAGGACGTCTACGGGTACACCGAGGAGGTCACTCTCGACCGCGTGCCTGCGCTGAATATCTACAATCCGGTCTACGGCAATATCGACGTGCCTCAGATGTGGTCCTACATCAACGCTGCGGCGGGCAATGCGCTCTACCGTCAGAGAACCCGCGATCTGGGCTTCTATGTGCAGGATGAGGTCAGTCTCAACGAGCGCCTGTTCGTGCTGCTTGGCGGCCGCTACGATATTGCCCAGGAGGCCAATGCCGAGATCTATGGCGATGTCAGCCAGGTCTGCTTCCCGAATTGCGACGGTCACCTTCTGCCCCAGACGACGGCCGCGAAATTCTCGCCGCGTCTTGGCGTTCTCTACAAGCTGACGCCGGAGCTGTCGGTCTATGGCAGCTATTCGCAATCCTTCGGCTCCTCCCATGACGGCGTTTCGTATGACGGGAGCCCGTTTGCACCGGAGACGGGCGTGCAATACGAGGCCGGCGCCAAGGCCGCGCTGCTCGACGGCAAGGTCACGGCCAGCGTCACGCTGTTCGATCTCTACCTGCGCAATCGCCTGACCACGGATCCGGATCACGTCGGCTTCTCGATCGCCGCCAGCGAGGTGCGCAGCCGCGGCCTCGAATTCGACATCGCCGGACAGGTGACGCGCCACGTCAGCCTGATCGCCAGCTATACCTATGATGACGCGCGGATGACGGCGGATTCCGCCACCGGCGCGGCCTCCACCCTCGGCAACCAATGGCCCGGCGTGCCCTACAACTCGGCCAGCCTGTGGGCGAAATACGACGATGCGCCCGGCGAGGCGACCGCCTGGTTCACCGGTGCCGGCTTCTATGCGGTCGGCGAGCGGCAGGGCAATGTCGCCAACAAGATGCAGTTGCCGGGCTATGGCCGCGTCGATGCCATGGTCGGCTATCGCACCCGATTGCAGGGCGTGCGCTGGACCGCCCAGCTCAATGTGCAGAATCTGTTCGATGTCGCCTATTTCGAATCGTCGAACGGCACCTATTCGCTCTACGGGGCGCCGCGCGGTTTCATCGGCTCGCTGAAGGCCGAATTCTGA
- a CDS encoding RMD1 family protein has protein sequence MTASSEASSIAAGLGPRTTAHALHVGDRINTANFEGDALSAVPLAVRSGEAGIAVLFRYGVAVLIGLSATEETALLDRLSPRIEGRLARFEEETATIELGGGAEDQVPVGGPVQLRDMSAARLLVVSDVLAKSVALAHDEREVARVLEVIDPFAKELAEHGRTGRRRTALLKLIGNALLVQHRVSGRVAIAEKPDALWDRPDLERLYARLEDEYELHERLEALNAKIEVIAKTATTLADIIDTRRSLRVELVVVLLIAFEIVMTLYQIFFTGGH, from the coding sequence ATGACCGCATCAAGCGAGGCGTCTTCGATAGCGGCGGGCCTCGGGCCGCGCACGACCGCCCATGCCCTGCATGTCGGCGACCGTATCAACACCGCGAATTTCGAGGGGGACGCGCTGTCTGCGGTGCCACTGGCGGTGCGAAGCGGCGAAGCCGGCATCGCGGTGCTGTTCCGCTATGGCGTTGCGGTGCTGATCGGGCTGTCGGCCACTGAGGAGACCGCGCTTCTCGACCGCCTATCGCCGCGCATCGAGGGCCGCCTCGCCCGTTTCGAGGAAGAGACCGCGACCATTGAACTCGGCGGCGGCGCCGAGGACCAGGTGCCGGTCGGCGGCCCGGTCCAGTTGCGCGACATGTCGGCGGCGCGGCTGCTCGTCGTCTCCGACGTGCTCGCCAAGAGCGTCGCCCTCGCCCACGACGAACGCGAGGTGGCACGGGTCCTGGAGGTGATCGATCCGTTCGCCAAGGAACTCGCCGAACATGGCCGCACCGGGCGGCGGCGCACGGCGCTGCTCAAGCTGATCGGCAACGCGCTGCTGGTCCAGCACCGGGTGTCGGGCCGCGTCGCCATCGCCGAGAAGCCCGATGCGCTATGGGACCGTCCCGATCTCGAACGCCTCTATGCCCGCCTCGAGGACGAATACGAGCTGCACGAACGGCTCGAGGCCCTCAATGCCAAAATCGAGGTCATCGCCAAGACCGCCACCACGCTCGCCGACATCATCGATACCCGCCGCTCGCTGCGGGTCGAACTCGTGGTGGTGCTGCTGATCGCCTTCGAGATCGTGATGACGCTGTATCAGATCTTCTTCACCGGCGGGCATTGA